GTCAATAGCGTGTCGATCCGCTCCGCCTTCGGGTCCCATCGCACCACGGAAATGGAGTCGCTGAGTTCCCGGGCGGCGCTGAACCGCATGACCTCGCCGTACAGGCGGCCACTCGAGTCGCGTTGCTGCAGCATCAACCTCGCCGGGTAGCCGACGGCATCGCCGACACTGCCGTCCGCATGCACGGGGAGCAATCGGCGCTGGGCAAAATCAATGACGAAGGCGCCCCCCTCGTGGCGCGGCAACACATACTCGCTGACGGTTCGATACTCCCGCGGCCCGGCGCCGGTCCGGGCGATGGGCCGCGATGTGCCGGTGGCAAGGTCGAGCGTGGCGATCTGCTGATTCTCCGCGTCGCCGACCAGCAACTGTCCGGGTCGCAGTTCGACCACCCACGAAACGACCGAGAACTCCGCGCCTGGGGTGTGGGTCGGGCGGCCGAGGGCCCGCGGAACCACGGCTTGCCCGGAGAGACCGGACGTCGAGAGCACCAGGGCAGCAACCACGGAACAGGTCGCGAATCGGGATTTCAAGGGAATCACCTGGGAGGGATGTGGGATCTAGCCTAGACGCTCGAGCCCCCCTCGGCGTCGCGCCTAGCTACGCCCCTTACCCGAGGCTGACATCCATCGGAGGAGATATCTTTGACTGGTCACTGGTCACTGGTCACTGGTCACCGTTCACTGGTCACCGTTCACCCCACCTCCGGAGCCCCTCGTGCCTGACGCAGCCGCCTCGCCCCCGCCCCCTGATCATCGGCGTCGTCGGCGGCTCCGGCTCCGGGAAGACCACCGTGGCACGGGCGATCCACGAGGCGACCGGGATCGATGCCGCGTTCGTCGACCAGGACGCCTACTACAAGGACCTCGGCCATCTCTCGATGGACGATCGGCGACGGGTCAACTTCGACCACCCCGACGCGCTCGACAACGACCTGATGGTCGAGCAACTCGAGGCGCTCGCCGCATGGCGACCGATCCAGAAGCCGACCTACGACTACGCCGCCCACACCCGCGCGGCCGCTGTCGTCACGGTGCAGCCGAGTCCGATCGTGATCGTCGATGGCATCCTGCTCTTCACCGACGCGCGGCTGCGGAAGCACTTCGACATCAAGCTCTACGTCGACGTGGCAGACGATATCCGCTTCATCCGCCGGTTGCAGCGTGATGTCGAGGAACGCGGCCGCACCATGGGCGACGTGATCCGCCAGTACCTCACCACCGTGCGGCCGATGCACATGGAGTTCGTCGAGCCATCCAAGCGGTATGCCGACGTGATCCTCCCCGAGGGTGGCCACAACAAGATCGGCGTCGAGATGGTGATTGCGCGGGTGATCCTCGAGCTGCAGCGCCGCGTCGCGTGAGGCTCGCGCTCGTCGCAGTCTTGCTCGGCGCCGCGCCGTTGCAGGGGCAGGGGACCTTCACGCTCGACCGCTTCCTCGAGCTCGAGCGGGTCGCCTCGCCGGCCATCAGCCCCGACGGCAAGTCGATCGTCTACACCCGCATCCAGGTCAACCGGATCGCCGACCGCTACGAGTCGATGCTCTGGCAGGTCGACGACAACGGTACGAACCCGAGGCAGGTCGCCCCCGGGCACCACGCCGCATGGTCACCTGACGGGAAGCGGCTCGCGTGGTTGGCCGACGTGGATGGCACCACACAGCTCATCGTCCGTACCATTGGCGATGGTGATGTGACGCTCACGACCGGCCCCACGCCACCGCTCGCCTTCCGCTGGTCGCCGGATGGCCAGCAGATCGCGTTCACCCGGCTGGTGCCGTTCGCCCCACCCATTCGTGTCACCTCGCCGATCCCCGCCGAGGGCGGCAACTGGGCCGCAGACCCCAGCATCACGACGCGGCTGCGGTCGGCCGAGGGGTGGGTGCAGCTCTTCGTCGTGAGCGCCACCGGCGGCGAGGCTCGGCAGGTGACCGCCGGCGGCTTCGACGTCGGCGCGCGCGACACCGGCGTGCACGGGGCCATCCCCTTCGACTGGTTGCTCGACGGGACGGCGATCGTCTTCGACGGCCTGATCGAGCCCGACGCCGAGCGGCGCTATCAGCAGTCGCAGCTGTACGTGGTGCAGGTGGCGAGTGGCGAACTGCGCCGCCTGACCGGTACCGACGGCTTCTGGCACACGCCGGTCGTCTCCCCAGACGGGAAGTGGATCGCCTTCAGCGGCTTCGGCGAAGGTGGGGCGAGCTACCGCACGCAGCCGCTGCACGTCATCCGCCCCGATGGCGGCGCGTTCCGCACCCTGACCGCCGGCCTCGACCGCGACGCGGTAGGTGCCGCGTGGGACTCGGACGGCCAGACGCTCTGGTTCGGCGCCGAAGATCGTGGCGCGATCAACAGCTACTCGGTGTCGCTCAAGGACGGCAAGGTGAAGCCGGGGTCGAACGGGCTGCACCGGATGGAACTCGCGGCGATCGCCCGGAAGGGCGGCTACGGCCTCGCCATCCGGAGCACCGCCTCGCTCCCGTGGGAGCTGGTGCGCTTCCCGCTCAAGAAGCCGTGGGAGATCCAGCCGGTCACCCACCTCAACGAGGCCATCGCCAAGTCAATGCGCTTCGGCGAAATCGAGGAAGTCGAGTATCACTCCGGTGACGCGCTGGTGCAGGGATGGCTGGTGAAGCCGCCCGACTTCACCGTCGGCAGCAAGCGGCCGTTGCACGTGGAGCTCCACGGCGGTCCCCACGCCATGCACCACCTCGGCTTCTCGCCGACGGCGCAGCAGATGGCCGCGGCCGGCTACCTGGTGCTGTTGCTCAATCCGCGCGGCTCCACTGGCTACGGCAGCGACTTCGGTGCGGCCCTGGGAACGCGCTACCCTGGTGTCGATCTCGACGACGTGATCGCTGGCGTGGACGAGGTGATCGGTCGGGGATGGGTCGACACCACCAAGGTCTTCGTGGGTGGCTGCGGTGGTGGCGGAATGCTCGCCTCCTGGGTCGTCGGGCGGAGTACGCGCTTCGCCGCCGCGTCGGTGCGCTGCCCGGGCAACGACTGGCTCGCCGGGCTCCCTGGCCCGCTCGGTGCCGAGGAGGAGCCGTTCTTCTCACGGCCGTGGCGACAGGACAAACTCGACTGGAGCGAGCGGTCGCCACTGCACGTCGTCGGCGCGGTCCGCGCCCCCGTGCTCGTCGTGGCGGGCGACTGCCGCCGCGCCGTGCCGATCGACGAGGGCGGCGAGTGGTTCACGGCGCTGCAACTCCGGGGCGTGCCATCGGCGCTCG
The Gemmatimonadota bacterium DNA segment above includes these coding regions:
- the udk gene encoding uridine kinase; this encodes MCRWQGRAWRSADSPRRRPATVRVAVRPPTKRPRTPRLGCGSGGRGPAEPRLARRDRTSRAPGQQPRNRSRIGISRESPGRDVGSSLDARAPLGVAPSYAPYPRLTSIGGDIFDWSLVTGHWSPFTGHRSPHLRSPSCLTQPPRPRPLIIGVVGGSGSGKTTVARAIHEATGIDAAFVDQDAYYKDLGHLSMDDRRRVNFDHPDALDNDLMVEQLEALAAWRPIQKPTYDYAAHTRAAAVVTVQPSPIVIVDGILLFTDARLRKHFDIKLYVDVADDIRFIRRLQRDVEERGRTMGDVIRQYLTTVRPMHMEFVEPSKRYADVILPEGGHNKIGVEMVIARVILELQRRVA
- a CDS encoding S9 family peptidase, with amino-acid sequence MRLALVAVLLGAAPLQGQGTFTLDRFLELERVASPAISPDGKSIVYTRIQVNRIADRYESMLWQVDDNGTNPRQVAPGHHAAWSPDGKRLAWLADVDGTTQLIVRTIGDGDVTLTTGPTPPLAFRWSPDGQQIAFTRLVPFAPPIRVTSPIPAEGGNWAADPSITTRLRSAEGWVQLFVVSATGGEARQVTAGGFDVGARDTGVHGAIPFDWLLDGTAIVFDGLIEPDAERRYQQSQLYVVQVASGELRRLTGTDGFWHTPVVSPDGKWIAFSGFGEGGASYRTQPLHVIRPDGGAFRTLTAGLDRDAVGAAWDSDGQTLWFGAEDRGAINSYSVSLKDGKVKPGSNGLHRMELAAIARKGGYGLAIRSTASLPWELVRFPLKKPWEIQPVTHLNEAIAKSMRFGEIEEVEYHSGDALVQGWLVKPPDFTVGSKRPLHVELHGGPHAMHHLGFSPTAQQMAAAGYLVLLLNPRGSTGYGSDFGAALGTRYPGVDLDDVIAGVDEVIGRGWVDTTKVFVGGCGGGGMLASWVVGRSTRFAAASVRCPGNDWLAGLPGPLGAEEEPFFSRPWRQDKLDWSERSPLHVVGAVRAPVLVVAGDCRRAVPIDEGGEWFTALQLRGVPSALVRLNDECGAATRHPSNWLRTRQLILDWYTHAISGTR